In Perognathus longimembris pacificus isolate PPM17 chromosome 3, ASM2315922v1, whole genome shotgun sequence, a single window of DNA contains:
- the Nectin1 gene encoding nectin-1, translating into MARMGLAGAAGRWWGLALGLAAFFLPGAHSQVVQVNDSMYGFIGTDVVLHCSFANPLPAVKITQVTWQKATNGSKQNVAIFNPAMGVSVLPPYRERVTFLRPSFIDGTIRLSRLELEDEGVYICEFATFPTGNRESQLNLTVMAKPTNWIEGTQAVLRARKGQDDKVLVATCTSANGKPPSVVSWETRLKGEAEYQEIRNPNGTVTVISRYRLVPSREAHRQSLACIVNYHLDRFKESLTLNVQYEPEVTIAGFDGNWYLQRTDVKLTCKADANPPATEYHWTTLNGSLPKGVEAQNRTLFFRGPINYSLAGTYICEATNPIGTRSGQVEVNITEFPYTQSPPEHGLRAGPVPTAIIGGVAGSVLLVLIVVGGIVAALRRRRHTFKGDYSTKKHVYGNGYSKAGIPQHHPPMAQNLQYPDDSDDEKKAGPLGGSSYEEEDEEEGGGGGGERKAGAPHPKYDEDAKRPYFTVDEAEARQDGYGERTLGYQYDPEQLDLAENMVSQNDGSFISKKEWYV; encoded by the exons GCGCCCACTCGCAGGTGGTTCAGGTGAACGACTCCATGTACGGCTTCATCGGCACCGACGTGGTGCTGCATTGCAGCTTTGCCAACCCCCTGCCAGCGGTGAAGATCACCCAGGTCACGTGGCAGAAAGCCACCAACGGCTCCAAGCAGAACGTGGCCATCTTTAACCCCGCCATGGGCGTCTCCGTGCTGCCCCCCTACCGTGAGCGGGTGACGTTCCTGCGGCCCTCCTTCATCGACGGCACCATCCGCCTCTCCCGCCTGGAGCTGGAGGATGAGGGCGTCTACATCTGCGAGTTTGCCACCTTCCCGACGGGCAACCGGGAGAGCCAGCTCAATCTCACCGTGATGG CCAAACCTACCAACTGGATCGAAGGCACCCAGGCGGTGCTTCGAGCCCGGAAGGGGCAGGATGACAAGGTCCTGGTGGCCACCTGCACCTCAGCCAATGGGAAGCCTCCCAGCGTGGTGTCCTGGGAAACCCGGCTAAAGGGTGAGGCCGAGTACCAGGAGATCCGGAACCCCAATGGCACAGTGACGGTCATCAGCCGGTACCGCCTCGTACCCAGCCGGGAAGCCCACCGGCAGTCCCTGGCCTGCATTGTCAACTACCACCTGGACCGCTTCAAGGAGAGCCTCACTCTCAACGTGCAGT ACGAGCCTGAGGTGACCATCGCGGGGTTCGATGGCAACTGGTACCTGCAGCGGACAGATGTGAAGCTCACTTGCAAAGCTGACGCTAACCCCCCAGCCACCGAGTACCACTGGACCAC GCTGAACGGCTCCCTCCCTAAGGGTGTGGAGGCCCAGAACAGAACCCTCTTCTTCAGGGGACCCATCAACTACAGTCTGGCCGGGACTTACATCTGTGAGGCCACCAACCCCATCGGCACCCGCTCGGGCCAGGTGGAAGTCAATATCACAG AATTCCCCTACACCCAATCTCCCCCCGAGCACGGGCTGCGTGCGGGCCCGGTGCCCACGGCCATCATTGGGGGCGTGGCGGGGAGCGTCCTCTTGGTGCTGATCGTGGTCGGCGGGATCGTGGCGGCCCTGCGCCGGCGCCGGCACACCTTCAAGGGGGACTACAGCACCAAGAAGCACGTGTACGGCAACGGCTACAGCAAGGCGGGCATCCCCCAGCACCACCCGCCCATGGCCCAGAACCTGCAGTACCCGGACGACTCCGACGACGAGAAGAAGGCGGGCCCGCTGGGGGGGAGCAGctacgaggaggaggacgaggaggagggcgGCGGAGGCGGGGGGGAGCGCAAGGCgggcgccccccaccccaagtacGACGAGGACGCCAAGCGGCCCTACTTCACGGTGGACGAAGCCGAGGCCCGTCAGGACGGCTACGGGGAGCGGACTCTGGGCTACCAGTACGACCCGGAGCAGCTGGACTTGGCCGAGAACATGGTTTCTCAGAACGACGGGTCTTTCATTTCTAAGAAGGAGTGGTACGTGTAG